One Rosa chinensis cultivar Old Blush chromosome 3, RchiOBHm-V2, whole genome shotgun sequence DNA window includes the following coding sequences:
- the LOC112195071 gene encoding OVARIAN TUMOR DOMAIN-containing deubiquitinating enzyme 4 isoform X1, with translation MGSYGLMAETKSHAVCIPYPAQGHINRMLQLAKLLHHKGFHITFVNTEYNHRRLLNSPGPNALDGLPSFQFKTIPDGVPPTDTNSTQDIPALCQSTRKYCLPHFRELLGKLNSEADSPPVSCVVSDGVMSFTLDAAEELGVPGYTLEVSWPQGCASAGLMFGLLICNSLDPAHAEAAHKTDDKEDDGDLSYSHGKKVYTDYSIIGIPGDGRCMFRSVAHGACLRAGKSVPSPSLQRELADDLRARVADEFIKRREETEGFVEGDFDTYVSHIRKPHVWGGEPELSMASHVLEMPITVYMYDEKAGGLITIAGYGRQEYGKENPIRVLYHGFGHYDALQIPGKSGGKSKL, from the exons ATGGGTTCCTATGGTTTGATGGCAGAGACCAAGTCACATGCTGTATGCATCCCTTACCCAGCTCAGGGTCACATAAACCGTATGCTCCAGTTAGCCAAGCTCCTCCACCACAAGGGCTTCCACATCACCTTCGTCAACACCGAATACAACCACAGGCGCCTCCTCAACTCCCCAGGCCCCAACGCCCTCGACGGCCTCCCTTCTTTTCAGTTCAAGACCATCCCCGATGGGGTCCCTCCTACCGACACAAATTCCACGCAGGACATACCGGCACTGTGCCAGTCCACCAGGAAGTACTGCCTCCCGCACTTCAGGGAGCTTCTTGGGAAGCTGAACTCTGAGGCGGACTCGCCGCCGGTGAGCTGCGTGGTTTCTGATGGAGTCATGAGCTTCACTCTTGATGCGGCCGAGGAACTTGGGGTGCCGGGTTACACTCTTGAAG TGTCGTGGCCACAAGGATGTGCGTCTGCTGGTTTGATGTTTGGGTTGCTGATTTGTAATTCTTTGGACCCAGCACACGCTGAAGCAGCTCATAAGACTGATGATAAGGAAGATGATGGTGATTTGTCATATTCACATGGAAAAAAAGTTTATACTGATTATTCCATTATTG GAATACCTGGAGATGGAAGGTGCATGTTCCGTTCTGTTGCTCATGGCGCTTGTTTACGAGCTGGAAAATCAGTTCCTAGTCCAAGCCTTCAGAGAGAATTAGCAGATGACTTGAGAGCTAGA GTTGCAGATGAGTTTATCAAAAGGAGAGAAGAGACAGAAGG GTTTGTTGAAGGTGATTTTGACACATATGTCTCCCACATAAGAAAGCCACATGTATGGGGAGGCGAGCCCGAATTGTCAATGGCTTCACATGTTCTTGA AATGCCGATCACAGTATACATGTATGATGAAAAGGCTGGCGGCCTGATAACCATTGCTGGGTATGGGCGGCAAGAATATGGGAAGGAAAATCCAATCAGAGTTCTCTATCATGGTTTTGGCCATTATGATGCATTGCAAATTCCGGGGAAGAGTGGTGGTAAATCTAAGCTTTAA
- the LOC112195071 gene encoding OVARIAN TUMOR DOMAIN-containing deubiquitinating enzyme 4 isoform X2, with protein MGSYGLMAETKSHAVCIPYPAQGHINRMLQLAKLLHHKGFHITFVNTEYNHRRLLNSPGPNALDGLPSFQFKTIPDGVPPTDTNSTQDIPALCQSTRKYCLPHFRELLGKLNSEADSPPVSCVVSDGVMSFTLDAAEELGVPGYTLEAHAEAAHKTDDKEDDGDLSYSHGKKVYTDYSIIGIPGDGRCMFRSVAHGACLRAGKSVPSPSLQRELADDLRARVADEFIKRREETEGFVEGDFDTYVSHIRKPHVWGGEPELSMASHVLEMPITVYMYDEKAGGLITIAGYGRQEYGKENPIRVLYHGFGHYDALQIPGKSGGKSKL; from the exons ATGGGTTCCTATGGTTTGATGGCAGAGACCAAGTCACATGCTGTATGCATCCCTTACCCAGCTCAGGGTCACATAAACCGTATGCTCCAGTTAGCCAAGCTCCTCCACCACAAGGGCTTCCACATCACCTTCGTCAACACCGAATACAACCACAGGCGCCTCCTCAACTCCCCAGGCCCCAACGCCCTCGACGGCCTCCCTTCTTTTCAGTTCAAGACCATCCCCGATGGGGTCCCTCCTACCGACACAAATTCCACGCAGGACATACCGGCACTGTGCCAGTCCACCAGGAAGTACTGCCTCCCGCACTTCAGGGAGCTTCTTGGGAAGCTGAACTCTGAGGCGGACTCGCCGCCGGTGAGCTGCGTGGTTTCTGATGGAGTCATGAGCTTCACTCTTGATGCGGCCGAGGAACTTGGGGTGCCGGGTTACACTCTTGAAG CACACGCTGAAGCAGCTCATAAGACTGATGATAAGGAAGATGATGGTGATTTGTCATATTCACATGGAAAAAAAGTTTATACTGATTATTCCATTATTG GAATACCTGGAGATGGAAGGTGCATGTTCCGTTCTGTTGCTCATGGCGCTTGTTTACGAGCTGGAAAATCAGTTCCTAGTCCAAGCCTTCAGAGAGAATTAGCAGATGACTTGAGAGCTAGA GTTGCAGATGAGTTTATCAAAAGGAGAGAAGAGACAGAAGG GTTTGTTGAAGGTGATTTTGACACATATGTCTCCCACATAAGAAAGCCACATGTATGGGGAGGCGAGCCCGAATTGTCAATGGCTTCACATGTTCTTGA AATGCCGATCACAGTATACATGTATGATGAAAAGGCTGGCGGCCTGATAACCATTGCTGGGTATGGGCGGCAAGAATATGGGAAGGAAAATCCAATCAGAGTTCTCTATCATGGTTTTGGCCATTATGATGCATTGCAAATTCCGGGGAAGAGTGGTGGTAAATCTAAGCTTTAA
- the LOC112195071 gene encoding UDP-glycosyltransferase 85A5 isoform X3 encodes MGSYGLMAETKSHAVCIPYPAQGHINRMLQLAKLLHHKGFHITFVNTEYNHRRLLNSPGPNALDGLPSFQFKTIPDGVPPTDTNSTQDIPALCQSTRKYCLPHFRELLGKLNSEADSPPVSCVVSDGVMSFTLDAAEELGVPGYTLEVSWPQGCASAGLMFGLLICNSLDPAHAEAAHKTDDKEDDGDLSYSHGKKVYTDYSIIGIPGDGRCMFRSVAHGACLRAGKSVPSPSLQRELADDLRARVADEFIKRREETEGFVEGDFDTYVSHIRKPHVWGGEPELSMASHVLDMDSMMTAECRSQYTCMMKRLAA; translated from the exons ATGGGTTCCTATGGTTTGATGGCAGAGACCAAGTCACATGCTGTATGCATCCCTTACCCAGCTCAGGGTCACATAAACCGTATGCTCCAGTTAGCCAAGCTCCTCCACCACAAGGGCTTCCACATCACCTTCGTCAACACCGAATACAACCACAGGCGCCTCCTCAACTCCCCAGGCCCCAACGCCCTCGACGGCCTCCCTTCTTTTCAGTTCAAGACCATCCCCGATGGGGTCCCTCCTACCGACACAAATTCCACGCAGGACATACCGGCACTGTGCCAGTCCACCAGGAAGTACTGCCTCCCGCACTTCAGGGAGCTTCTTGGGAAGCTGAACTCTGAGGCGGACTCGCCGCCGGTGAGCTGCGTGGTTTCTGATGGAGTCATGAGCTTCACTCTTGATGCGGCCGAGGAACTTGGGGTGCCGGGTTACACTCTTGAAG TGTCGTGGCCACAAGGATGTGCGTCTGCTGGTTTGATGTTTGGGTTGCTGATTTGTAATTCTTTGGACCCAGCACACGCTGAAGCAGCTCATAAGACTGATGATAAGGAAGATGATGGTGATTTGTCATATTCACATGGAAAAAAAGTTTATACTGATTATTCCATTATTG GAATACCTGGAGATGGAAGGTGCATGTTCCGTTCTGTTGCTCATGGCGCTTGTTTACGAGCTGGAAAATCAGTTCCTAGTCCAAGCCTTCAGAGAGAATTAGCAGATGACTTGAGAGCTAGA GTTGCAGATGAGTTTATCAAAAGGAGAGAAGAGACAGAAGG GTTTGTTGAAGGTGATTTTGACACATATGTCTCCCACATAAGAAAGCCACATGTATGGGGAGGCGAGCCCGAATTGTCAATGGCTTCACATGTTCTTGA TATGGATTCCATGATGACTGCAGAATGCCGATCACAGTATACATGTATGATGAAAAGGCTGGCGGCCTGA